The Sulfolobus sp. A20 genomic interval AGGGTGACGTTGTATTAGCAATAAGTCAAAGTGGTGAAACACTAGATGTGAAAATGGGTATAAAGAAATTTAGGGAAGAGGGTGCTAAAATAGTATCATTAACTAATGTTATGGATAGTGCAATATCTAGAGAAAGTGATTATAAGCTTTACATGAGGGCTGGTCCAGAGATTGGCGTAGCAGCAACTAAAACTTTTACTTCAGAATTGGCATCACTTCTCTTCTTGTACTCTACGATTAAGGGAGAAAGTGTAGATTATCTATTCAACGCTCATGAACTAATAAGAAATGTGATAACTCAAACAGAAGGTTTAGCAAAGAAAATTGGTGAGGAATTAGCTAATAAGTCTAACATTTATTATCTAGGCAGAGGTCTTGATTTACCATTAGCTATGGAGGGAGCTTTAAAAATTAAGGAAATAGCTTACATACACGCTGAGGCATATCCTGCTGGGGAAAGTAAACATGGACCAATAGCCTTAGTTGAAAAAGGCTTTCCTATACTCTTCATTAACAATGGGGAATTGACTGAGGAGTTGGAGAAGAACTTTCAAGAGATGAAAGCCAGATCTGCAGTTACGTACGCCATCAGCGTGAACAAAAGTTTACAATTTTCCGAGCAAGAGATTTTAATTAATGCCGATGAGAGATTAGCTGGAATAGCTATCTCTCCAATTATACAAATGATAGCGTACTATGCCTCTGTGAGAAGAGGTTATAATCCAGATAAGCCTAGAAATCTAGCCAAGACTGTTACGGTTGAGTGAATATGAAGGCAATAGTTTTAGCAGCGGGAAAAGGAGAAGGTTTATTGCCTTATACTCAAAAATACCAGAAAGAGTCTATTACAATAGTTGGGAAATCTGTTATAAGTTATGTAATTGAGGGATTAAAAAGTATAGGCGTTAAGGAGTTTGTTATTGTAGTTAATGATAGGGGAAACCAGATAGAAAGTGAGATCGAGAAATTGGATATAGGTTTTGAAACTATTACACAGAAGAGGGCTGGTATCGATGGAGCGATACTTGATGGTATGGAAAAAATTGAAGATGATACTTTCATTTTGTCTTTCGGCGATATAATAGCTCCTAAGCCATTTTATAAGAGTCTTATGGACACTTACGTAATGAGCGGAAAAAAAGCAGTTATCTCAATTGTTCCGGTTAGCGAAGGAATGCAGACTTATGGATTGATAAAGATAGGTGAAAAGTTAAGAGTGGTTAGAGAAAACTCTACTTTAGCCTTAGCTGGAAGTTATATTCTGCCTAGAGGCGAATTTACATCACTATTAGATTACATTGATACTCTATCAACAAATGGAGAATTAGGTTATTTTATATGGTCAGAGGACTGGGTTGATATTGGCTATCCGGAGGATATTCTTTACGCTTTAGAGATCTTGTTAAAGAATAGAAGTACGATAGTATCGGATAAGGCTGAAATATCTAAAACTGCAATAATAGGAAAAGGAGTTATAGTAGAAGATGACGCTACAATAGAGGATTATGCAATAGTTAAAGGTCCAGCATATATAGGTAAGGGAGCATATGTAGGCTCTTATTCCTTGGTTCGTGATTATTCTGCAATTGAAGAAGGAGCTAAAATAGGGGCCTATTCTGAAATAGCACATTCTTTAGTAGAACCCCTCGCTGAAGTTGGTTCAAAATCTTATCTCACTTATTCTATAGTTGGAAAAAGAGCTAGACTAGGGGCTTCTGTCATAACATCCAGTTATCCTTCAACCTCCTTAAAAAGACCTAGATACAATAAGTTAGGTGCTCTGATATCTCCAGAAGCATTAGTAAAACATGGAAGTGTATTAGAAATCGGAGCCAAAATATGAGATATTTTTCTTAAAAAATAAAATCACTTATTTATCCATCTATTACCTTCTTCTTAGCAATACTACTGCTATTATGACTATGACTATTATGACTATGACTATCCCAATTAGTAATGGAGTAGATATGTGAGCTGTTGTTGTCGAAGTAGTAGATGAGGTCGTTATAGTTGCTGAGGTTGTTGAAGTCGTTGGTGTGGTAGTAGTTATAGAAGAAGTTGTAGAAGTAGAGGTTGTAGTTGAAGAAGTAGAAGAAGTTGTAGAAGTTGTGATAGAAGTTGTAGAAGTAGAGGTAGTTGAAGAAGTAGAAGAAGTTGTAGAAGTGGAAGTGGTTGATGTTGTGGTTGTTGAAGTTGTGGTAGAGGTAGTTGATGTGGTAGTAGTAGAAGTAGTTGAAGTTGAGGTCGTTGTTATCTGCGGGATTATTCCAGTACTTATTGTCCCTGTAGGAGTAACATAAGTTATATTAAGCTGAAAACTTGAACCAGTGTATTGTTCTGGAATCTTTAATTCAATAGATGAGTTTGTATAAGCAAATTCAGCATTATTACTTCCATAATACTGTGCAGATCCACTTGTACCGCCTGGTAATGGTATACTAACAGAATAATTCATTAACTTAGTGATAAACTTAGATAATGACGAAGATTGAGGTATAACTTCCACGATTACTTTATCTTCCTTACTAAATGGATACTTAGACAAAATGTAGGTATAATTATTGAATGTGGTAAATGATACTGTAATCCCGTTGGATGTGTAAGTATTACTAGTCACTATAGTTCCGTTAAGTCCATAACTTATATTTACGAAGATAAAGAATGGTAAATAACCTAATACTTGATTGTAATTAGATATATTGTAAAACTCTATATAACTAAAGAAGTAATACAAACCTTGAGGTATGTATGGTGGTACCTTAATTAGGACAAACGATGAGTTAGAAAAAGGTGCTTGTAAGTTAATGGGAAAACTGTAGACATAGTACATATTTGTAGAGAAAACTGGTGAATCTGTGAGAGCTTCTTTACTCGCATTCCAATTTATTATCTTAGCCATAGTAAGATTTACGGTATAACTTGCTCCTTGTTCACCTTTAATTAATAGTTGACCTACCGAATTATTTAGAAGAACCTCACCATTCACCAAACTTGATACTTTTATGACATTGACGATTAACGATTGACCACTAACGTATATTACGTTCTTCCCAACTGGTAATGAGAGCGTTTCAGACTTGTATGAATATGGTCCGAGGCTTAACGTACCCTGCTGATTACCGTTGAGATATATGGTTACTGTTTCTGAGGTTGGATTATCATTTATAACGTAGAACGTAAATGATGCTGAAGATCCAGTTGTAGGTATCGATATTGGAAGGTAACCAGATGGTGCCAAAAATATATTGCTAGCACTCTGATCTTGCGAAAACACTATTGGTATCGAGATTGCAGATATTATAATAATTACAGATATTAAACTAAAGATAATTAATTCTCTTAGTCTTACTTCCATCACTTTATGCAAACTCTTATCACAAATAAATTCTTTGCTTAGTGGTATTACGTCCATTTTAACTATATTCTATAGTTTACATTCTGTTTGATAGAAGATTACCAAACAAATTTCTATTAAATCTCCTAATGAAATAATAGTATAGCTTATAAATTATATGGCTCATCGCTTAACGTAAAAATCTACTTTTAATGAAGTTTTCCAAGTAATAGATAAATTTGTTTATATAAATTGTAATTCTACTCTCTGCCTTTGCTCATCACTTTAAGATATTCATTTCTTAGATCCTCTAACAGTAGATGAGTGTATATTTGAGTAGTTTTTATATCTTTATGACCTAATATTTTCTGTAATGTAAGAACATTCATACCCCTTTTTAAGGAAAGTGTGGCAAAGGTATGCCTTAGAATATGAGGTCTTAAGTCAATTCCAATTTTTTTCCCTAGTCTCTTCAATTTACGATAGACTGCATCGTAAGTTAAATCGAATAGTTTATCCTCTGATTTCTTACCTTTTATATACTTCTTTAGTAATTTAGAAGTTTCTTCAGTGAAGAAAACTACTCTTTCCTCACCGTTCTTAGTGTTTCTAACTCTAATCATATTAGTCTTAACGTCTATATCTCCTACTCTAATTGAAAGTAATTCATTGGCACGTAATCCTGTATCAAGAAGCAGTCTTATGAGTAACTTATCTCTTGCCCTCTTACATGCCTCTAATAATTTAGTAATTTCTTCTTCAGTTAGCGCTCTTACCTCTTTTCTTTTAACCTTAGGTATAGGCGGTTTGATACTTACGTTAAGCCATTTAAGGAATTTTCTTACAGCTATTACATAGTATCTAGCCGTCACGCTTTTTGCCCTTCTCCTCTCTAAGTCATCACCTTTTATCTTACTTTCTCTATTTAGAAGATTTGCGATCCATTTGTTGACATCATCTACTGTTACCTTCCTTGGATCTTTTTTTACGAAATCAAGGAAGTCTTTAACGGCAGTAGAGTAAAGCTTTATTGTACCATCCCCTGCTCCAGCTACCATCAAAGCGTTGACAAAAGCTTCATATGGATCTCCATCCTCCGGAGGAGATCCTAAATCCAACTTCACGTTAAATATATATCAAGTATAGAGAAATATAAAATGCTATACTCGATATTACAAAGTGAGGAAAGCCTCGCCCTTTAGGCGGAGATGATAAAGTTTTTAAATCCAATTCTGTTTGTAGATGGAGGGGTTCTCTGAGCCTCTCGACACATAAGAGATGTAATCACGAATCGATGAGGGGAGACCTCTAAGGGGAGAAAGTCGAGATTAGCAACTTATTTCCCTATTTTTCACTATTTGAGGTGTGAGAATTAATTTGTTTATCAAAATATAATAAAACGAATATCTAAATAAAAAATTTAAAATTTTTATATTCTATTGCCAATTTTTCCATATGACCATTTGGTATACCGGAACGGGAGATAAAGGAAAAACAAAGATTCCTTCAGCAGGAGAAGTTTGGAAAGATGAGGATATAGTTAATGCTTTAGGAGATATAGATGAATTAAACTCCGCATTAGGAGTCGTTTCATCATTATATCCAGAATTGGGAGAGATCATAAAGAAAGTACAGTCAGACCTTTTTTCAATAGCTTCTGAAATAGCTGGATTTGATCTAAATTTTAACGAAAATGAAATATTATGGCTAGAAAACAAAATAAACGAATTCTCCTCTGTGATCCCTCCCTTAAAGAATTTTGTTTTACCAGGTGGGCATTTAGCCTCCTCATTCTTACAGTTATCAAGAGCTATTTGTAGGAGAAGTGAGAGAAGTGTAGTAAAGATCATGAAATCTGGAAAGGCTAAAGAAGTACACGTTAGATACCTGAACAGACTATCATCCTTATTGTTCGTAATTGCTTTATGGGTAAATCAAAAGACCAATAACCCTAATACTATATGGAAACCTTGACCCCTATGCCTCTCCTTACAGCTTCTTGGTAAGCTACATATGCAGTCAAGTTATCTTCAGCTGAAATTCCTACGGTTTTAAAGATTGAAGGAAGTTCTATACTAATTCCCTTACTTATAACCTCCCCTATTTCAGTAACAAGCTTACCATTAAGTAATCCGCTCTGTTTAGGGATTATGTAATCACCAGTTTCCTTGGATACAGCTTCTAGTGAATCTACAATGTAACTTTTAGCCTTAATTATCGTATCATCATCAATTTCCCTAGAATTCGGAGTATGAGCCCCTATACTTGATACGTGGAAAACGTTTTTTAAGTATCTTCCTAGCACTACTGGTGTTTGGGAAGACGTCGTGGAGAATATGACGTCAGACTTTCTGAGAAGAGTCTCTAGATCAACTGGTTCTGCACCTATCTTTTTAGAGAACTCTATATGCGACTTCCGAGAAGTAACAAGCAATTTCTGCACCTTAAGATATGATAAGGAAAGCATGGCGTGATAGTATGCTTCAGTTCCAGCTCCTATAATGCCTAAAATACCTATATCTTTAGATTTTAATGAGATCTCAGTTGATAAAATACTTGCTGAAGCAGTACGTATCGCGGTTAACGTATTTCCATCCATTATAGCTAGAGTTTCTCCAGTGTCTGGAGACATTAATATAACTATTCCTTGGACTGTTGGTAATCCTAAACTCTTGTTTTTCTCTATAACATTTACTATCTTAGTTACAAAGGATTTCTCAGTAGATGAGGGCATTATCCCCCACCAGTTATCTTTTATTGTTAAGACTACCCTTTGAGGTTGAGTAACTTTCCCTTCTGAATAGAGTTTAAAGGCTTCTTTTACCGCATTTACAGCTATTTCAGCTTTAAGGATTTCATTTAAATCTTTAGATGATAGGATTATCATTATTGATTAAACATTAAATAAAACCGTTAATAAGTTAAGCTTTTCCAAAAAATCTCCATCTGAGCATTTCACTAACATAAGATGCTAAATCTTTAACACTATTGAATGAAGCAGTTTGTAAATGAAGGTATTCAAACTTAGCTTGATTCTCTAACATTTTAGCTTGAAGCTCTTTCACTTTACCTGACTCAAGAATACTCTCAAGTTTTTCCTCAGCCAAGTTACCTACGATTTCACCATTTATGTCATCTGGGTAAGGAAGGTCCCCATTAGGATATACAGTAATCGCATAACTAACCAGCCTATTAGGAACTTTGCCAATTATAGCATTAATGAAACCCCATGAATTATTTAATGTGGCACCATATTTTCTCTTTAATTCAGATAAAACTTTATAAAACTCGTAAGGATCTGGTGCTAACTTGACTTTGGAGCTAGGATAATCAACAGCTGGCATTGCTAGTATCTTATATCCACATTCCTTAACTTTCTTTACTTTTTCTTCTAATTTATTTAAATTATATCTTGTTACTACTGTTTGAACATTTACCTTCAGACCGTATTTTCTGAACCTGCAAAGGTTATCTAATTCCTTTACATTCCAATGATACTCATCTATTGAGTAATGTAAGAAATCTATGTTATCAGCTAGTTTAACTAAGAAATTCTCATCTTTTAGCCTATATCCATTAGTAGTTAGCATTACATAAAATGAACCGTCATGGGCGTAACTGAGTAACTCTAGTATATCTGGTCTTAATGTAGGTTCTCCGCCTTCAAATGATAAAACCACAATCGATGAGTCCTTTAAGTTGTCTATTATCCTCTTAATCCTTTCCTTACTACCTTCTCCTAGCTCTCCTGAATAATATGAGGGAGAGCAAAAGGTACATCTTAAGTTGCATCTAGATGTAACCTTAAAAGTAGCGTACGCTGGCTTAAATGGGTCTTTAAGTATTTGTGTTGAAATGAACCATTTTATAGCCTTTATATCCCTATTCATAATTTTAAGAACCTCCTAGTATGCTTTAAATATTCTTCAGCATTCTCATCAATTACTTTAATCTCATCTTCTTTTAACTTTTTAACTACCTTAGCTGGAACTCCAACAGCTACACTATATGGGGGAATTATAGTACCTTGTGTTACAACAGCCCCTGCTCCAATAATTGAGTATTCTCCGATTTGTGCACCATTAAGTAATATAGCTCCCATTCCCACTATAACATGAGATGATATTTTAGCCCCATGAATTACTGCATTATGTCCTATAGTAACTTTATCTCCAATAATAACTGGAAAACCGTAGTCTGTATGTATAGTAGTATTTTCTTGTACGTTAGATTCCTTACCAATCTTTATAGAGTCATTATCTCCCCTTATTACAACATAATGCCATATACTAGTTAATTCTTCAATTTCAACATCCCCTATAACATAAGCAGTGGGATGGACGTATGCTTTTTCCGAAACCTTAGGCTTTTTTCCGAGGTATTCTTCAATAGGCATATATAAAAAACTTTCAATCTTTCTTTATTAGTTTAGCTATAAAAAATCCAGTCATTTGATGAATATTAGGGTGAAATCTAATCTCATATTCGACTGAAAATCTAGGATCTTCTACTACTTTCTCGTTCTCCCAACTAGTTACCGTGCAAGTAGAGTATATTAAAACTCCACCTTTCCTTAAAATTTTGTAAGCAGAATTAATGAATTGCTTTTGATAATTATGAAAGTTCAAGATGTCTTCTTTAGATTTTTTATCATATATCTTAGGTCTTACACCTAATGCTGAACATGGGGGATCAATGATCACTTTATCAACATCTTTAATGTTAAAGTCTTCATAAAGGTATCTTGAGTCTGCTTTATAAACTTCTATTTTCATGTTCATTTTACTAATCAACTCTCTTAACCTAATTACCTTCTTTTCAGTGTGATCAAATCCTATTACCCTAGCCTTAGGCTGAAGTTGATAGATATGAGTTAGTTTACCACCAGGATAGGCGGTCATATCAATTATAATTTCGTTAGGCTGAGGATCAAGTAAGTGAGCAACATACATTGACGCCTTACCTTGTGAATAAGCTATCCCTTCCTTTATTATGTCCAGCTCAGATATCTTTGGGGCTGAGTAGACAGAGTTGGTAACTTTAACTACTAGATTATTACGTAATCCATTATAAATTCCTTCAGCTATCGGAATTCCATTATCACTAAATACGGTAACCTCTTTTTTCGGGTTTACTATTTCAACTTTCTTCACACCAGGTCTGTAAACATTAGCTCCCAGAATCACGCTTTCTGCAGTCTTCTTGTCCACTATTACCTTATTATCATATATATTAACTTTACTAGGACCCTTCACTTCAGCGTAAATTGCCTCTTCAAAGTCTTCGTCTCTCTTAAATTCACTATACTCGTTTAGTATGGC includes:
- a CDS encoding RsmB/NOP family class I SAM-dependent RNA methyltransferase; amino-acid sequence: MEDLEEVYGEYVRDFLESIKKPNPRLYLRVNSLKTSVEAILNEYSEFKRDEDFEEAIYAEVKGPSKVNIYDNKVIVDKKTAESVILGANVYRPGVKKVEIVNPKKEVTVFSDNGIPIAEGIYNGLRNNLVVKVTNSVYSAPKISELDIIKEGIAYSQGKASMYVAHLLDPQPNEIIIDMTAYPGGKLTHIYQLQPKARVIGFDHTEKKVIRLRELISKMNMKIEVYKADSRYLYEDFNIKDVDKVIIDPPCSALGVRPKIYDKKSKEDILNFHNYQKQFINSAYKILRKGGVLIYSTCTVTSWENEKVVEDPRFSVEYEIRFHPNIHQMTGFFIAKLIKKD
- a CDS encoding DapH/DapD/GlmU-related protein; the protein is MPIEEYLGKKPKVSEKAYVHPTAYVIGDVEIEELTSIWHYVVIRGDNDSIKIGKESNVQENTTIHTDYGFPVIIGDKVTIGHNAVIHGAKISSHVIVGMGAILLNGAQIGEYSIIGAGAVVTQGTIIPPYSVAVGVPAKVVKKLKEDEIKVIDENAEEYLKHTRRFLKL
- a CDS encoding radical SAM protein — translated: MNRDIKAIKWFISTQILKDPFKPAYATFKVTSRCNLRCTFCSPSYYSGELGEGSKERIKRIIDNLKDSSIVVLSFEGGEPTLRPDILELLSYAHDGSFYVMLTTNGYRLKDENFLVKLADNIDFLHYSIDEYHWNVKELDNLCRFRKYGLKVNVQTVVTRYNLNKLEEKVKKVKECGYKILAMPAVDYPSSKVKLAPDPYEFYKVLSELKRKYGATLNNSWGFINAIIGKVPNRLVSYAITVYPNGDLPYPDDINGEIVGNLAEEKLESILESGKVKELQAKMLENQAKFEYLHLQTASFNSVKDLASYVSEMLRWRFFGKA
- the xerA gene encoding site-specific tyrosine recombinase/integron integrase produces the protein MKLDLGSPPEDGDPYEAFVNALMVAGAGDGTIKLYSTAVKDFLDFVKKDPRKVTVDDVNKWIANLLNRESKIKGDDLERRRAKSVTARYYVIAVRKFLKWLNVSIKPPIPKVKRKEVRALTEEEITKLLEACKRARDKLLIRLLLDTGLRANELLSIRVGDIDVKTNMIRVRNTKNGEERVVFFTEETSKLLKKYIKGKKSEDKLFDLTYDAVYRKLKRLGKKIGIDLRPHILRHTFATLSLKRGMNVLTLQKILGHKDIKTTQIYTHLLLEDLRNEYLKVMSKGRE
- a CDS encoding sugar phosphate nucleotidyltransferase, giving the protein MKAIVLAAGKGEGLLPYTQKYQKESITIVGKSVISYVIEGLKSIGVKEFVIVVNDRGNQIESEIEKLDIGFETITQKRAGIDGAILDGMEKIEDDTFILSFGDIIAPKPFYKSLMDTYVMSGKKAVISIVPVSEGMQTYGLIKIGEKLRVVRENSTLALAGSYILPRGEFTSLLDYIDTLSTNGELGYFIWSEDWVDIGYPEDILYALEILLKNRSTIVSDKAEISKTAIIGKGVIVEDDATIEDYAIVKGPAYIGKGAYVGSYSLVRDYSAIEEGAKIGAYSEIAHSLVEPLAEVGSKSYLTYSIVGKRARLGASVITSSYPSTSLKRPRYNKLGALISPEALVKHGSVLEIGAKI
- a CDS encoding cob(I)yrinic acid a,c-diamide adenosyltransferase, which codes for MTIWYTGTGDKGKTKIPSAGEVWKDEDIVNALGDIDELNSALGVVSSLYPELGEIIKKVQSDLFSIASEIAGFDLNFNENEILWLENKINEFSSVIPPLKNFVLPGGHLASSFLQLSRAICRRSERSVVKIMKSGKAKEVHVRYLNRLSSLLFVIALWVNQKTNNPNTIWKP
- a CDS encoding ornithine cyclodeaminase family protein gives rise to the protein MIILSSKDLNEILKAEIAVNAVKEAFKLYSEGKVTQPQRVVLTIKDNWWGIMPSSTEKSFVTKIVNVIEKNKSLGLPTVQGIVILMSPDTGETLAIMDGNTLTAIRTASASILSTEISLKSKDIGILGIIGAGTEAYYHAMLSLSYLKVQKLLVTSRKSHIEFSKKIGAEPVDLETLLRKSDVIFSTTSSQTPVVLGRYLKNVFHVSSIGAHTPNSREIDDDTIIKAKSYIVDSLEAVSKETGDYIIPKQSGLLNGKLVTEIGEVISKGISIELPSIFKTVGISAEDNLTAYVAYQEAVRRGIGVKVSI